Sequence from the Plasmodium cynomolgi strain B DNA, scaffold: 0436, whole genome shotgun sequence genome:
TTCCTGACCATCAACAATATTAGCACTTTTAGTAGAAGAAGTCTCATTGCAACTCAATTCTACGATACcctttgctttattttcacGTGTAATTTTACACTTTGAGTTTTTCATTCCCAAGATAACATCTGTTGTCTTCATCTgattattctttttccctttatctTTCTTAATtggatataatttttttggtattCCTATTGTTGATCTAGTGAAAAATTCTAATCCCCTGCTTCTTGATGGAATGTATTTTCCACTTTCAGTATTCCAAGTtaccttttcatttcctttaaTAGTAACATTATGGGTTAATGGCGAGTCAAAACATGAAAGAAATCCATAATCTTCGTACTTATAAGCAACGCAccttacatttttaattttcatattaaattctttttcggAATCCTTAGACACAGATTTAACTTTTGCGCTTAACATTCCATtgaattttccattttcacaaCTTTCTAATACAGACAAGATATTATTTGGATCATAAAATGGGTCACaactaaaatatttatggcATTCTGTGTTCcaatatttacaacattcctctttatgcttttcgtataatgttttaataaattcaaaGTATTTTCTATACTTTTCGCAATCAGTCTTATCAGAAATTACATattgtttaattttgttatagtttttaatataatcatgcaaatatttcacatttttcctCTCTTGCAAGTCATGATAAGTAAAATAAGAACggcataaatattttgttctatcattttttctatttatatCTTCAATAATAAGTTCTTCTACAtcatgaaattttttgagaACATACAAATGATTAATATAATACGAATTAGATCtgaaaaatttacttatttcATCAAATATCCAAAGCATGGAGTGATAACAACGATCTCTACGTTGTGCTTCATCACCATTATTAGctaattcatttaaatttctttcgTACTTATAACATAATTCCTTTAATTCTGTGTTACCATTATCTGAATTAAATGCATTATTACAATGTTTTTTGTAATCACTATTATTAACGGTAACATTGAATcccttatatattttctgtgAATCTGAATCCTTCAAAATATTGTCCTACATattaaacagaaaaatatggatctt
This genomic interval carries:
- a CDS encoding CYIR protein (putative;~vir-type antigen), with translation MLWIFDEISKFFRSNSYYINHLYVLKKFHDVEELIIEDINRKNDRTKYLCRSYFTYHDLQERKNVKYLHDYIKNYNKIKQYVISDKTDCEKYRKYFEFIKTLYEKHKEECCKYWNTECHKYFSCDPFYDPNNILSVLESCENGKFNGMLSAKVKSVSKDSEKEFNMKIKNVRCVAYKYEDYGFLSCFDSPLTHNVTIKGNEKVTWNTESGKYIPSRSRGLEFFTRSTIGIPKKLYPIKKDKGKKNNQMKTTDVILGMKNSKCKITRENKAKGIVELSCNETSSTKSANIVDGQEVSGKEVLNVVPTKGKINKPDERLVWKRLKHSKEEACSTDLLGFCVDPQNTYKNKAREEKIEYKSSYTENEIPNDSNTIYFDNSEKENSILNSLYTKIGLVSALVLGSFLVNKKHI